The Phycisphaeraceae bacterium genome segment AAGCCGCCGCGTCTGGACAGCGAGGAAGGCCTGCCGGACCGGCCGCCGGAGCCCGCGGGCATGACATACGGCATCCCCGAAGACGAAATCCCCTTCTGAATAAGGAGTTCCGCATGATCACGATCACGATCGAAGAGACCGACAAGGACGGGCAGTTGCTCGGACGCCACGTGGCCTCCGCGCCCATCGACAAGAACGACACCAAGGGCATCGGCTCGCTGCTGGCGCGGAGCGTCGGCGGCCTGATGTACCACACCGAAGCCCGCGCGGAGATCCCGCTGCTGATCGCGGCCGCTGGCACGCACCGGGCGAGTTCGTGCACGCGGGCGATCGGCCACGCGGCGGGCCTGGCCATTGGGACGTACGGCTTCGACCTGGCGATCAAGCCCGTGATCGAGATCGACCGCCTGCTGGACTACCGCGCCAGCAAACGCGACCGCGAGGCCGCGGCGCAGACGCTCAAGATCATGGGCGCCATCATCCGCCGCCGCGAGGACAACGAATAAGCGATGAGCGATGGCCCCTCCATCCTGCTCGAGTCGGCGCGCACGTACCTCGCCCGCGGGTACGCGGTGATCCCCGTGCCCGCGCGGAAGAAGATCCCCGTGCTCAAGGGGTGGACGGACCTGCGGCTCTCCGAGACCGACCTGCCGGCGCACTTCAACGGCACCGGCAACATCGGCGTGCTGCTGGGAGAACCGAGCGGGTGGCTGGTGGATGTCGACCTCGACTGCGAGGAGGCGGTGGCGCTTGCGCCCAAGTTCCTACCGCCGACCGGCGCGACGTCCGGGCGGCCCGGCAAACCCTCGTCGCACTGGTGGTACATCTGCGAGGGGATCAAGACCCGCAAGCACCAGGACCCGGTGTCCAAGAAGATGATCGTCGAGCTGCGGAGCACCGGGGCGCAGACGGTCGTCGGCCCGAGCATCCACCCCAGCGGGGAGCCGTACGACCCGCTCGACGGCGAGCCCGCTGTGGTCGACGCCGGGGAACTGGCCGCCGCCGTCGCGGCGCTGGCCGAGGCCGTGACCGACGCGCGGCACGGGTTGAAGGAAACGATCGCTTCCCAGTCCCGATCACTAGGAAGCGATCGCTTACCAGCGGGCGACGCTGTGCTCCGCCGCGCCGCGGCGTACCTGGACCGCATCCCACCAGCGATCTCCGGCTCGGGCGGGCACAGCCAGACCTACACCGCCGCGACGGCGATGGTGCACGGATTCGGCCTCGATCCCGAGGCGGCATTCTCGCTTCTGTGGGATCGGTACAACCCGCGGTGCGAGCCGCCGTGGTCTGAGAAAGAGCTGCGGCACAAGGTGACCGACGCCGCCAACAAGCCGCACGATCGTCCGCTCGGCTGGCTCCGCGATGCTCAGAAAGCCGAGGATCTGGGCGGCGTGGACCTGTCGGGATTCATGGCAGCGCCGGCGAAGGCGAGCGAGGACACTGCCGCTCCGGACGAGGACACGCCGATCGATCCCGGCCCGCTCCCCGAGCGCTACCTCGCCGTGCCGGGGTTCATCTCCGAAGTCATGGCGTTCAACAAGGAGACGGCGCACCGCTGGCAGCCGATGCTCGCGCTCGCCGGCGCGATGTGCCTCCAGGCCGTCCTCGCCGGGCGCAAGGTCCGCGACGAGCGCGGCAACCGCACCAACCTGTACGTCGTGTGCCTCGCGGGGTCCGGTTCGGGCAAAGACAACGCGAGGCTCATCAACAAAGCGGTGCTCTTCAAGGCCGGTCTCAACGGGCTCGAGGGCAACGAGGACCTCGCCAGCGACGCCGGGCTGGTCACTGCCGTCGAAGCCGAGCCTGCGATCCTCTTCCAAATCGACGAGTTCGGGCGTTGGCTCCGCACCATTGGCGACCCGAAGAAGGCCCCGCACCTGTTCAACGTCATCTCCACGCTGATGAAGATGTACTCGTCGGCGCGGAGCGTCTTCAAGGGAAAGGCATACGCCGACGCCAAGCGGAACAAGGTGATCGACCAGCCATGCGTGTCGCTGCTGGCGACGACCGCGCCCGAGCACTTCAAGCACGCGCTCACGCCCGACGCCATGAGCGACGGGTTTATGGCCCGGCTCATTGTGTTCGAGACTGGGGAGATGCCGCCGCGCGTCTGGCAACCGGAGAAGGACCCGCCGCAGGCGATCGTGGATGCGGCCACCTGGTGGGGCGCGTTCAACCCCGGCGGCAACCTCAGCCGCGAGCACCCCAAGCCGATGGTGGTTCCGACCACCGACGACGCCCGCGCCGTGTTCAACCGCCTCGCGGCGCTCGCCGACACCGAGATGGAGCGCCCGCGCGAGGACCTGCGGTCGATCTGGGCACGCGTCGAGGAGAAGGCGTGCCGCCTGGCGCTGATCTACGCCTGCTCCAAGAACCGCGAGAGGCCGGTCATCGACGCCGACGCAGCGGAATGGGCCTGCGGCCTGTCCGAGCACCTGACCCGTCGCGTGCTCTACCTCGCCCACGAGTATGTGTCGCAAGGCGAGTTCGACGCCAAGCAGAAAGCCGTGCTTCGCGCGATGCGGACGGCGGGCGGGCGCATGACCCGGTCGCAGATGTGCCGCGTGACCCAGCACCTGACCCAGCGGGAGCGGGACGAGGTGCTTGAGAACCTCAAGGAGACCGGCCGCTTGAAAGAAGGGGTCGAGCCGACCGCCGGGCGGTCAAGGAGGGTGTATGAACTCCTGCCGTAGCAGGTCAGAAACGCGGCTTGGCTGTGGTCGGACCCTTCTTTCACATTCTTCACGCGCGATCTCTCGGGGCGGGGGGGCGGGCGGGAAGGGAGCAGAGAAGGAGGGGTTGAAGAAAGTGAAAGAAGGTATCTCTCTCCTTTCTATACCTTCCCCCACCCCTCCCCCGGCCCCCCGCCTCCCCACCGCAGCGCCCATGCAGGTCGTGTGCCAGGCCGCGCCTAGCGGGAGCCTTACAGCCGGAAGCCTTACGGGAGGGGAGGCGGATGGCGTTAGGTACTTCCCGGGCCAGATCGCGTGGCTTGGCCCGCGGGAACAGCCGCGCTT includes the following:
- a CDS encoding DUF3987 domain-containing protein; translation: MSDGPSILLESARTYLARGYAVIPVPARKKIPVLKGWTDLRLSETDLPAHFNGTGNIGVLLGEPSGWLVDVDLDCEEAVALAPKFLPPTGATSGRPGKPSSHWWYICEGIKTRKHQDPVSKKMIVELRSTGAQTVVGPSIHPSGEPYDPLDGEPAVVDAGELAAAVAALAEAVTDARHGLKETIASQSRSLGSDRLPAGDAVLRRAAAYLDRIPPAISGSGGHSQTYTAATAMVHGFGLDPEAAFSLLWDRYNPRCEPPWSEKELRHKVTDAANKPHDRPLGWLRDAQKAEDLGGVDLSGFMAAPAKASEDTAAPDEDTPIDPGPLPERYLAVPGFISEVMAFNKETAHRWQPMLALAGAMCLQAVLAGRKVRDERGNRTNLYVVCLAGSGSGKDNARLINKAVLFKAGLNGLEGNEDLASDAGLVTAVEAEPAILFQIDEFGRWLRTIGDPKKAPHLFNVISTLMKMYSSARSVFKGKAYADAKRNKVIDQPCVSLLATTAPEHFKHALTPDAMSDGFMARLIVFETGEMPPRVWQPEKDPPQAIVDAATWWGAFNPGGNLSREHPKPMVVPTTDDARAVFNRLAALADTEMERPREDLRSIWARVEEKACRLALIYACSKNRERPVIDADAAEWACGLSEHLTRRVLYLAHEYVSQGEFDAKQKAVLRAMRTAGGRMTRSQMCRVTQHLTQRERDEVLENLKETGRLKEGVEPTAGRSRRVYELLP